The Sediminispirochaeta smaragdinae DSM 11293 genome has a segment encoding these proteins:
- a CDS encoding sugar ABC transporter ATP-binding protein translates to MENYVEFKNISKAFVGVQALDNISFRADGGEVCALLGENGAGKSTLLKILTGAREASSGEYFINGEKVRFTSPIEALRYGVSVIYQERQLVGDLSVTENVFMEDLYRNKLGVVNFRKSHGEMKKLINLFQMPFSPHDKVNSLSVAHQQMVEIMKAYRRNSMIIAFDEPTASLSDPEIEVLFSLIEKLKQKGKVIFYVSHRMKEIFKIADKIIILKDGCFIEEVKTSDATEDELVLKMVGRNIGDVFNNLSRNDKIGEVVLEAKGLENDYIKDVNFTLRKGEVLGFAGLVGAGRSETIRAIFGADKLNAGEIYVNGKIQKIRSPRNAILAGIGVCPEDRKEQGLVLDRSIRENLTIPILHNLAKLGVISRRNERQIARQAVEKQRIKTPSIDKVAVELSGGNQQKVILGRWLLANLRVLILDEPTKGIDVGTKAEIYQMICDLAKSGLGVIFISSELPEVVNVSDRVIVMREGRITGELKRKELSEENVLKLAMRER, encoded by the coding sequence ATGGAAAACTATGTTGAGTTTAAGAATATTAGCAAAGCCTTTGTCGGCGTCCAAGCCTTGGACAATATCAGTTTCCGGGCCGATGGCGGTGAGGTCTGCGCGCTCCTCGGAGAAAACGGCGCAGGTAAAAGCACCCTTTTAAAAATTTTAACCGGCGCCAGGGAGGCGAGCTCCGGTGAATACTTTATTAACGGTGAAAAGGTTCGCTTTACGTCACCGATCGAGGCGCTCCGTTACGGCGTCAGTGTGATTTACCAGGAACGCCAGCTTGTGGGGGACCTGAGCGTGACGGAGAACGTTTTTATGGAAGACCTCTATCGGAATAAACTGGGCGTTGTCAATTTCAGGAAATCTCACGGCGAGATGAAAAAACTCATCAACCTCTTCCAGATGCCTTTTTCACCCCACGATAAAGTGAATTCCCTGTCGGTTGCCCATCAGCAGATGGTGGAGATCATGAAAGCCTACCGCCGTAATAGTATGATAATCGCTTTTGACGAGCCTACGGCTTCCCTTTCTGACCCTGAAATCGAGGTACTCTTCTCTCTTATCGAAAAGCTCAAACAGAAAGGGAAGGTTATTTTCTATGTGTCCCACCGAATGAAAGAGATTTTTAAGATAGCTGATAAGATCATCATTTTAAAAGATGGCTGTTTTATCGAAGAGGTAAAAACCAGCGACGCCACCGAAGACGAACTTGTGCTGAAGATGGTGGGCCGAAATATCGGCGACGTGTTTAATAATTTGAGCCGGAACGACAAAATCGGCGAAGTGGTACTGGAAGCGAAAGGCCTTGAAAATGATTATATCAAAGATGTGAACTTTACCCTCCGTAAGGGGGAGGTGCTCGGTTTCGCGGGCCTTGTAGGCGCCGGACGTTCGGAAACCATCAGGGCTATTTTCGGCGCTGACAAGCTCAATGCGGGTGAGATTTACGTTAATGGAAAAATCCAGAAAATACGAAGCCCCCGGAACGCGATCCTCGCGGGTATCGGTGTTTGCCCAGAAGATCGCAAAGAGCAGGGACTCGTCCTCGATCGTTCGATCAGGGAAAACCTGACTATTCCAATTCTGCATAACCTGGCGAAGCTCGGGGTGATAAGCCGCCGGAACGAACGACAAATCGCGAGGCAGGCGGTGGAAAAACAACGGATCAAAACCCCTTCGATAGACAAAGTGGCGGTGGAACTTTCCGGTGGTAACCAGCAGAAGGTCATCCTCGGGCGTTGGCTTTTGGCGAACCTCAGAGTGCTTATCCTCGACGAACCGACCAAAGGTATCGATGTGGGGACCAAGGCGGAAATCTATCAAATGATCTGTGATTTGGCCAAATCGGGCCTTGGGGTGATTTTTATTTCGTCCGAACTGCCGGAAGTCGTTAATGTCAGCGACCGGGTAATCGTTATGCGGGAAGGCCGGATAACCGGAGAACTGAAACGGAAAGAACTCTCGGAAGAAAATGTCTTAAAACTTGCCATGAGGGAAAGGTAA
- a CDS encoding LysR family transcriptional regulator: protein MKSWDLNFFHINDFLKLVECKNFSAAADELYITQSALSKHIQALEKTLGIQLFIRNNKTTRLSTGGQFFLPYAKKFNDCFLQMNKELCQFIDQEQMDFNLGCLITMEFYGIVEAVAAFRTQFPNFTIKMNEFKYNEDKLLSNSLSSGEFDLVFCDSLFLKTKRFEKIAFTMDHLVAVVNRSCPLAEQKQIDLQQLRTEPLCFLSNRTTTYSYCVRLCEEAGFTPNVYFQGTRIGNVFEFVQNKMGIALLMKKFTSHITSEDLVVRDIIPTAERTICLTRLRNSFHNAASEAFWEYIDSYSKSE from the coding sequence ATGAAAAGCTGGGATTTGAACTTCTTCCATATCAACGACTTTTTAAAGTTAGTCGAGTGTAAAAATTTTTCTGCCGCGGCCGACGAACTGTACATTACCCAGTCGGCGCTTTCGAAACATATACAGGCTCTGGAAAAAACACTGGGTATACAGCTTTTTATCCGTAACAATAAAACAACCAGGCTTTCAACTGGCGGTCAGTTTTTTCTTCCCTATGCGAAAAAATTCAACGATTGCTTTTTACAGATGAACAAGGAATTGTGCCAGTTCATTGACCAGGAGCAGATGGATTTCAATTTGGGCTGCCTGATCACCATGGAGTTTTACGGTATCGTTGAGGCGGTGGCCGCTTTCAGAACCCAATTTCCCAATTTCACGATAAAGATGAACGAGTTTAAATATAACGAAGATAAGCTGCTGAGTAACAGTCTTAGTTCCGGCGAGTTTGATCTTGTTTTCTGCGATTCGCTTTTTCTCAAAACAAAGCGATTTGAAAAGATCGCCTTTACCATGGATCATCTGGTCGCCGTAGTGAACCGCAGTTGTCCGCTGGCTGAGCAGAAGCAGATAGATCTGCAGCAGCTGCGTACCGAACCGCTGTGTTTTTTGAGCAACCGGACCACTACGTATTCTTACTGCGTCAGACTTTGCGAGGAAGCGGGTTTTACTCCTAATGTGTATTTTCAGGGCACCAGAATTGGAAATGTTTTTGAATTCGTCCAGAACAAAATGGGTATCGCCCTGCTTATGAAAAAATTTACCTCCCACATTACATCGGAGGATCTTGTTGTTCGCGATATTATTCCTACCGCGGAAAGAACCATCTGTCTGACCCGCCTGCGAAATAGCTTCCATAACGCCGCGTCCGAGGCCTTCTGGGAATATATCGACAGCTATTCCAAATCGGAATAG
- a CDS encoding ABC transporter permease, whose product MKNSEKTNKSANTGLTKYLMQSNEIMMLIVLLLVISFFTFMNRNYLSYFNMTNILLAASTVGLLAIGETCLIIAGHIDLASASVAALFGTWVAILINAGVPWPIASLVVVVASVSVGLVNSCLVNIFGLQPFIATLAISSVCSGLAFIICKGKSVPINEEMFIKFGTMKIAGIPFPAILLIVFFIIFGFILGRTVFGRSVYMIGGNPTAACLAGLNPKKISTILYIISAMVAAFAGVLMTAKMHSGQPGGGAGAEFDAITAAILGGVAFSGGKGNLRGCFIGLLIMQCFNNGLTVISVSAFWQIVAKGLILIAALIFDFFRRERLER is encoded by the coding sequence ATGAAAAACAGCGAAAAAACAAACAAAAGCGCAAATACGGGACTGACCAAGTATCTCATGCAATCCAACGAGATCATGATGCTGATCGTCTTGCTGCTGGTAATCTCCTTTTTCACGTTCATGAACAGGAATTACCTGTCGTATTTCAATATGACCAATATACTGCTGGCGGCTTCGACAGTAGGCCTTTTGGCTATCGGCGAAACCTGTCTTATTATCGCCGGTCATATCGATCTGGCGAGCGCCAGCGTGGCAGCCCTTTTTGGAACCTGGGTGGCGATTTTGATCAACGCCGGCGTTCCCTGGCCTATCGCTTCCCTCGTGGTGGTGGTCGCCAGCGTTTCGGTAGGGCTGGTTAATTCGTGTTTGGTAAACATTTTCGGTCTTCAGCCTTTTATAGCCACACTGGCGATCTCTTCGGTGTGTTCGGGACTTGCGTTTATTATCTGCAAGGGGAAATCGGTCCCCATAAATGAAGAAATGTTCATCAAATTCGGTACCATGAAAATTGCCGGAATTCCGTTTCCCGCGATTTTACTCATCGTCTTCTTCATAATTTTCGGGTTTATCCTGGGACGGACCGTATTCGGGAGGAGCGTCTATATGATAGGCGGCAACCCCACCGCGGCGTGTTTGGCCGGTTTAAACCCTAAAAAGATCAGCACGATTCTGTACATCATTAGTGCCATGGTAGCGGCTTTCGCCGGTGTATTGATGACCGCAAAAATGCACTCAGGACAGCCGGGGGGAGGTGCCGGAGCGGAGTTTGACGCCATAACCGCGGCCATCCTCGGCGGAGTGGCTTTCTCAGGCGGCAAGGGAAACTTGAGAGGCTGCTTTATCGGTCTTCTTATCATGCAATGCTTCAACAACGGTCTTACGGTTATTAGCGTTTCGGCCTTTTGGCAGATTGTCGCAAAAGGTCTGATTTTAATTGCGGCTTTGATATTTGACTTCTTCCGTAGGGAGAGGCTTGAAAGATAA
- a CDS encoding aldehyde dehydrogenase family protein: MQMIIGGRKTSSRDGKTIDVINPANNKKLDTIPMATEEDVNEAVVNAKEGQKEWAAIPLMDKEKIIQTFVRLLEERKREIITVCTRECGKHVATTIFEYNQTISVFPGYIEAAKRLDGQLLVPGSEPGHDGKTAQDLIMVTHEPLGTVAAIVPFNAPMLLYAYKVAPALAAGNAVIVKPPTDNPLTDILITELLLKAGVPGNALQIITGSGSKVGDWLLRNPGVDAVSMTGSTEVGVGIAGIMAKRLAPCVLELGGNDPFIVMPDADIDAAAARAWGSRKGNSGQICISSKRFIVHNSVKEAFTQKLLELVKGIEVGYDDNIEEIMDEAFSHTDRTNAKGEKMGALISEKAAEQVEEQVQKTIDQGAKLECGGRREGAFYWPTVLSGVTKDMDVVKNMEIFGPVWPIIGFDTMDEAIEIANASDFGLSGCVMTKDWKLGMHVARNVQSGGMVVNGSSVYRNQMQPFGGQKMSGMGNEGLTTLHEMTKIKNIVLKGFLQ, from the coding sequence ATGCAGATGATTATTGGTGGCAGGAAAACCAGCTCTCGGGACGGTAAAACCATCGACGTTATCAACCCGGCGAATAATAAAAAGCTCGATACAATTCCCATGGCTACCGAAGAGGATGTGAACGAAGCGGTAGTCAACGCCAAGGAAGGACAGAAGGAATGGGCCGCTATTCCGCTCATGGATAAAGAAAAAATTATTCAAACGTTCGTTCGGCTTCTTGAGGAACGAAAGCGTGAGATTATCACGGTCTGCACCCGGGAATGCGGTAAACATGTGGCGACGACGATTTTTGAATATAACCAGACGATATCGGTTTTCCCCGGGTATATTGAGGCGGCAAAGCGGCTCGACGGCCAACTTCTCGTGCCGGGCTCTGAACCGGGGCATGACGGCAAAACAGCCCAAGATCTCATTATGGTAACCCATGAGCCTTTGGGCACCGTGGCGGCCATAGTGCCTTTTAACGCACCTATGCTGCTTTACGCGTACAAAGTGGCCCCCGCGCTGGCCGCAGGGAACGCGGTCATCGTGAAGCCGCCGACGGACAATCCTTTAACGGACATTCTTATTACCGAACTCCTGTTGAAAGCCGGTGTTCCGGGCAACGCCCTGCAGATTATAACCGGCTCGGGATCGAAGGTTGGAGATTGGCTCCTGCGGAACCCCGGAGTTGACGCTGTGAGCATGACCGGCAGTACAGAAGTGGGTGTAGGCATCGCCGGGATTATGGCCAAACGTCTTGCGCCCTGTGTATTGGAATTAGGCGGCAACGATCCCTTTATCGTTATGCCTGACGCGGATATCGATGCGGCGGCAGCCAGGGCTTGGGGGAGCCGTAAAGGCAACTCAGGGCAGATTTGTATTTCTTCAAAACGCTTTATCGTGCACAACAGCGTCAAGGAAGCTTTTACCCAAAAACTTTTGGAGTTGGTTAAAGGGATCGAAGTGGGCTACGACGACAATATCGAGGAAATAATGGACGAGGCCTTTTCCCATACCGACCGCACGAACGCCAAGGGAGAGAAAATGGGCGCCCTTATCAGCGAGAAGGCCGCAGAGCAGGTTGAGGAACAGGTTCAAAAGACCATAGACCAGGGAGCAAAGCTCGAATGTGGTGGCAGGAGAGAAGGGGCTTTTTACTGGCCGACGGTACTCTCTGGGGTTACCAAAGATATGGACGTGGTGAAGAATATGGAAATTTTCGGCCCTGTATGGCCGATTATCGGCTTCGATACGATGGATGAAGCGATAGAAATCGCCAACGCTAGTGACTTCGGACTTTCCGGCTGTGTGATGACTAAAGACTGGAAACTGGGTATGCACGTCGCGCGGAACGTGCAGTCGGGGGGCATGGTGGTGAACGGATCCTCGGTGTACCGCAACCAAATGCAACCTTTCGGCGGCCAGAAGATGAGCGGCATGGGGAACGAAGGGCTGACAACTCTGCATGAGATGACCAAGATCAAAAATATCGTGCTGAAAGGTTTTCTCCAATAG
- a CDS encoding substrate-binding domain-containing protein, producing the protein MKRKVIALIMTVALATGAFANGVTDSDSASEGQKTLVFEYFATSFTVQWIQDIEASLKELGAQYNFEVRTADANRKIETQLSQVDVALLSGIDGAFLFVVDEGSAPAVVSKFNDAKVPVIGETLKLKDGSDKVIAPYVELDAEGVGDKCAQWIIDNWKTTGVDLSKIETVGVIKGTNSKYQSDINRANGFVAGLKKGFPGLKDSNIFMADCAAETGSQDMAEASYKQTSAIIASHPEVSAWLVMGTVDHYGLGAARAIEAAGVEKKAILVSAGGELAVKEWANNASPCWWATCYYNAMDYAKYMVEGMLAMCREGKKAEDIFPQFKEAGQKYAVIKISGTMITRDTYKSIVQ; encoded by the coding sequence ATGAAGAGAAAAGTGATCGCGCTGATTATGACCGTCGCTTTGGCAACGGGGGCGTTCGCCAACGGTGTCACGGATTCCGATTCTGCATCGGAAGGGCAAAAAACACTTGTTTTCGAATATTTTGCCACATCATTCACGGTGCAATGGATACAGGACATCGAGGCGTCCTTAAAGGAACTGGGAGCCCAGTACAATTTTGAAGTGCGCACCGCCGACGCGAATCGGAAAATTGAAACGCAGCTTTCGCAGGTGGATGTGGCGCTTCTCTCGGGAATCGACGGCGCCTTCCTTTTTGTGGTCGACGAAGGAAGCGCCCCGGCGGTGGTGTCGAAGTTTAACGACGCTAAAGTGCCGGTAATCGGTGAAACCTTAAAACTAAAAGATGGGTCGGACAAGGTGATTGCCCCGTACGTTGAGCTTGACGCGGAAGGTGTCGGCGATAAGTGCGCTCAATGGATTATCGATAACTGGAAAACTACCGGCGTGGATCTTTCCAAGATTGAAACCGTCGGCGTTATTAAAGGCACTAACAGCAAGTATCAGTCGGATATCAACCGTGCTAACGGCTTTGTCGCCGGACTTAAAAAAGGCTTCCCTGGACTGAAAGATTCCAACATCTTCATGGCCGACTGTGCCGCGGAGACCGGCAGCCAGGATATGGCCGAAGCGTCCTACAAGCAGACTTCCGCCATTATCGCTTCCCATCCGGAGGTCAGCGCCTGGCTCGTTATGGGTACGGTCGACCACTATGGCCTCGGTGCCGCCAGGGCGATTGAAGCCGCCGGCGTGGAAAAGAAAGCGATCCTTGTCAGCGCCGGTGGCGAACTGGCGGTAAAGGAATGGGCCAACAACGCATCTCCCTGTTGGTGGGCTACTTGTTATTACAACGCTATGGATTACGCGAAATATATGGTTGAAGGTATGCTGGCCATGTGCCGGGAAGGCAAAAAGGCCGAGGATATTTTCCCCCAGTTCAAGGAAGCCGGACAGAAATACGCGGTTATCAAGATTTCCGGCACCATGATTACCAGGGATACGTATAAGAGCATCGTTCAATAA
- a CDS encoding iron-containing alcohol dehydrogenase, whose product MAIEKFLQFGIRQKIYQGPGCISVIPRVLETEGWKRVMLVADPGLYKAGVIKPVEALLKAAPGVEYTLFTNVRPNPEAVTIEDEAIPQAHQFKVDALIAVGGGSTMDTAKGVAIVGETDHGVMDFMGWPPAKPLPHKTYPIIAVPSTAGTGSEVCRNAVICDQKGFKLVPMHDSILPAYAVMDPHLLAGLPFAVAAATAVDAFTHGLESYTNMNANDFTELFSLHSLELIGEAIRPFVANPAVTKWANMMSLGCMYSGFSLGIASIGQDHVITHPMSEEPFHMPHGDACGMVLPAVIEWNGQGCKEKYRKAYNAITKRNIPEGEFEVKMLIDWVIDLCRDLHIAGGKTFEEWGYNDKDVLDLMLKHPIFNNKDTTPNDQCAYPRVTKMKDFAYLINRTNYYSKIIASKN is encoded by the coding sequence ATGGCAATCGAGAAGTTTTTACAGTTCGGCATAAGACAAAAGATTTACCAGGGGCCGGGATGTATTTCGGTTATTCCCCGGGTTTTGGAAACCGAGGGATGGAAGCGGGTAATGCTGGTTGCCGATCCAGGCTTGTACAAGGCCGGGGTGATCAAACCTGTGGAAGCCCTTTTAAAGGCCGCTCCCGGGGTGGAGTATACCCTGTTTACCAATGTACGCCCTAATCCTGAGGCCGTTACCATAGAAGACGAGGCGATACCGCAGGCCCATCAGTTCAAGGTCGATGCGCTTATCGCCGTGGGGGGCGGCAGTACTATGGATACCGCCAAGGGCGTCGCAATTGTCGGCGAAACGGATCATGGGGTGATGGACTTTATGGGCTGGCCTCCCGCGAAACCGTTGCCCCATAAGACTTATCCGATTATTGCGGTTCCCTCGACGGCGGGCACCGGCAGTGAGGTGTGCAGAAACGCGGTTATTTGCGACCAGAAAGGTTTTAAACTCGTTCCCATGCACGATTCGATTTTACCGGCTTACGCCGTCATGGATCCTCATTTGCTTGCCGGACTTCCCTTTGCAGTGGCTGCGGCGACTGCGGTGGACGCATTTACCCACGGTCTTGAATCCTACACCAACATGAATGCGAACGATTTTACTGAACTCTTTTCGCTTCATTCGCTGGAACTTATCGGCGAGGCGATACGGCCGTTTGTGGCGAACCCTGCGGTTACGAAGTGGGCCAACATGATGAGTCTCGGCTGTATGTACTCGGGATTTTCCCTCGGTATCGCCAGTATAGGGCAGGATCATGTAATTACCCACCCGATGTCGGAAGAGCCTTTTCACATGCCTCACGGCGATGCCTGCGGTATGGTGCTTCCCGCGGTAATTGAATGGAACGGTCAGGGATGCAAAGAAAAATATCGCAAAGCTTACAATGCCATCACCAAGAGAAATATTCCCGAAGGAGAGTTCGAGGTGAAGATGCTGATCGACTGGGTGATCGATCTTTGCCGGGACCTCCATATCGCCGGAGGCAAAACGTTTGAGGAATGGGGGTACAATGACAAGGATGTACTTGACCTTATGCTCAAGCACCCAATTTTTAATAATAAGGATACGACTCCCAACGATCAGTGCGCATACCCAAGGGTAACTAAGATGAAGGATTTCGCCTATCTGATTAATCGGACGAATTATTACTCTAAAATTATCGCAAGTAAAAACTAG